The following proteins are encoded in a genomic region of Neospora caninum Liverpool complete genome, chromosome XI:
- a CDS encoding putative PAN domain-containing protein translates to MPEGCGTWPALWTTGADPWPASGEIDIVEGVNRQRRNRVSLHTSYGCNMWGIDETNFAGTWAYSGDGLEARDCYVYATEHNTGCSIESIEDAFGEAFNEKGGGVYVLELKQAKHIRAWYFTHQEVPEDLRIGAPDPDKWAEAQKLPMAYFPLNENNCPGPSHFWGHRLVINTTFCGGWGGSLFSRTAGCAGDGQAACRAFVRDNPTSFKNAFWDFNFIHVYVPGAVSCGNYNAKDSVSCKVRRGTSVYLCAYKPYELGVVSGQMRCQ, encoded by the exons ATGCCCGAGGGGTGCGGGACTTGGCCGGCGTTGTGGACGACGGGAGCAGATCCGTGGCCAGCGAGCGGTGAAATCGATATCGTGGAGGGCGTGAACCGGCAGAGGAGGAATCGGGTGTCGCTCCACACTTCGTACGGGTGCAATATGTGGGGAATTGACGAGACGAATTTCGCGGGAACGTGGGCGTACAGCGGCGACGGCTTGGAGGCTCGCGACTGCTATGTCTACGCGACAGAACACAACACCGGTTGTTCCATTGAGTCGATAGAGGATGCGTTTGGCGAGGCGTTCAATGAGAAAGGAGGGGGTGTGTACGTCTTGGAACTGAAGCAGGCGAAACACATTCGCGCGTGGTACTTTACACACCAAGAGGTGCCCGAGGACCTGCGCATCGGTGCACCGGACCCTGACAAGTGGGCAGAAGCGCAGAAACTGCCAATGGCGTACTTTCCTCTAAATGAGAACAACTGTCCGGGCCCCAGTCACTTCTGGGGACACCGACTGGTGATAAACACGACATTTTGTGGCGGCTGGGGGGGCAGCTTGTTTTCGAGAACCGCGGGATGCGCCGGCGACGGCCAAGCAGCGTGCCGTGCGTTTGTACGCGACAACCCAACCAGCTTTAAAAATGCTTTCTGGGATTTCAACTTCATTCACGTCTACGTCCCTGGAGCAGTTTCATGTG GAAACTACAACGCCAAGGACTCCGTCTCGTGCAAGGTGCGGCGGGGAACCTCTGTCTACCTCTGCGCCTACAAGCCCTACGAGCTG GGTGTTGTTTCTGGACAAATGAGATGTCAGTAA